A single region of the Planctomycetota bacterium genome encodes:
- the coaD gene encoding pantetheine-phosphate adenylyltransferase gives MSKTVKAIYAGTFDPLTRGHIDVIERGSKVFNELIVAVADNPAKNPIFSRQERVSHIKKVIRKYPNVRVDSFKGLLIDYVRKQKTNIILRGIRTISDFEYEFQMALTNRAIAPDIETVFVMTCEKYSYISSHLLKEAVSLGADMKLFVPSEIQDALKKKLHRR, from the coding sequence ATGAGCAAAACCGTCAAGGCGATTTATGCCGGCACCTTTGACCCGCTGACCAGGGGTCATATCGACGTAATCGAGCGCGGGTCCAAGGTGTTCAACGAACTAATCGTGGCCGTGGCCGATAACCCGGCCAAGAATCCCATCTTCTCGCGCCAGGAACGGGTTAGCCACATCAAGAAGGTCATCCGCAAATATCCCAATGTCCGGGTGGATTCATTCAAAGGACTGCTAATTGATTACGTCCGGAAGCAGAAGACCAATATCATCCTGCGCGGCATCAGGACGATTTCCGACTTCGAATACGAGTTCCAGATGGCCCTGACCAACCGGGCGATTGCCCCGGATATCGAAACGGTTTTCGTGATGACCTGCGAGAAGTATTCCTACATCTCATCGCACCTGCTCAAGGAGGCGGTATCGCTGGGCGCGGATATGAAGCTGTTCGTGCCGTCCGAAATCCAGGACGCGCTCAAGAAGAAACTACATCGAAGATAG
- a CDS encoding LPS-assembly protein LptD — protein sequence MKPVVNLLLIFCLGLFLTAPFTALAQEKNGTATPPPKPPPAPAPKAEEPASQKPEPAAYVRYGQMEIRKQDGVQITVFTNKVELYQAGKILKADTLISRNRTKFDGATHNKDIIFDEVYAEGNVKVISENDLMSADRFYYNFNNDTGILINLEIRTTAKGHDGQELSAVIRANIAYQINKSTIVARNASVTSCPHGQPHYYFWAHQVTFIKDESGKQITINHLVPHIVGIPVFYIPYYKKTLGEDSIFRTARYSKSKSLGKSTDVKLGMNLTRYVRDEKGEIAKDRDGYYKTKLWGDLTLEEHVYEKRGLASEPKLEYGWDNYQGFVKSYYINDKGPDPSLKYSTLLYKTPAEMATVTYEERGRFQAFHRQDFSPNLRGDVELYYLSDRYFLPEYFNKESKEEKPPESYAYLRYLRYNKALTLVGQPTMTTFQDKTEYQPSVKAYLMNEPVWFSGSLPSIYYSGTLEFSTLSRTQDNLPERNGYQANRIDSFNELSAPMDVGFIKFTPFVSGRATGYSQNPQDADYTSRFIASEGARVFTQFSRAFDLKEKPLGISKPVHTVSLDIRYANHSAVNVPSSDLYYFDNADHYDELGEWFFEIRNRFKSEKNGVYNEFLNVGLSIERYSKPITGLASNYLYPMSSLTIPPVENLDVPERKISDLNLDVLLTPAAPFSFRTVWQYNTNTHQGEVWYFNTTFVPYSTWTVSVFGNYILDRTDTYGLNLTCSPLEKWELSLSDQYDFRAGDFLNRRYGLKRDMHEFYLEFSLAIDKGKDEQSFNIILSPKGVK from the coding sequence ATGAAACCGGTTGTGAACTTATTATTGATATTCTGCCTGGGATTGTTCCTCACCGCACCCTTTACGGCCCTGGCCCAGGAAAAGAACGGCACGGCGACTCCTCCGCCCAAGCCACCGCCGGCGCCGGCGCCCAAGGCCGAAGAACCGGCATCCCAGAAGCCGGAACCCGCGGCCTATGTCCGCTACGGCCAGATGGAAATCCGCAAGCAAGACGGCGTCCAGATTACCGTCTTCACCAACAAGGTCGAACTCTACCAGGCCGGCAAGATACTCAAGGCCGACACCCTGATTTCCCGTAATAGAACCAAGTTCGATGGCGCCACTCACAACAAGGATATCATCTTCGACGAGGTCTACGCCGAAGGCAACGTCAAGGTCATCAGCGAAAACGACCTGATGTCCGCGGACCGCTTTTATTACAACTTCAACAACGATACCGGCATCCTCATCAACCTGGAAATCCGGACCACGGCCAAAGGCCATGACGGCCAGGAACTCTCCGCGGTCATCCGGGCCAACATCGCCTATCAGATCAACAAAAGCACCATCGTCGCCCGCAACGCCTCGGTCACCTCCTGCCCGCACGGCCAGCCCCATTATTATTTCTGGGCCCACCAGGTCACCTTCATCAAGGACGAATCCGGCAAACAGATCACTATCAACCACCTGGTGCCTCATATCGTCGGCATCCCGGTTTTTTATATCCCCTATTACAAGAAAACCCTGGGCGAGGACTCGATTTTCAGGACCGCCCGCTATTCCAAGTCCAAGAGCCTGGGCAAAAGCACCGACGTGAAACTGGGCATGAACCTGACCCGATACGTCCGCGATGAAAAAGGTGAAATCGCCAAGGACCGAGACGGCTATTACAAAACCAAGTTATGGGGCGACCTGACCCTGGAAGAGCACGTTTACGAAAAGCGCGGCCTGGCCTCGGAGCCGAAACTGGAATACGGCTGGGACAATTACCAGGGTTTCGTCAAGAGCTATTACATCAACGACAAAGGCCCGGACCCGAGCCTGAAATACAGCACCCTGCTCTACAAGACGCCGGCGGAAATGGCCACCGTCACCTACGAGGAACGCGGCCGGTTCCAGGCATTCCACCGGCAGGATTTCTCGCCCAACCTGCGCGGCGACGTGGAACTCTATTACCTCTCGGACCGCTACTTCCTGCCGGAATACTTCAACAAGGAATCCAAGGAAGAAAAGCCGCCCGAATCCTACGCTTACCTGCGCTACCTGCGCTACAACAAGGCCCTGACTTTGGTCGGCCAGCCGACCATGACCACCTTCCAGGACAAGACCGAATACCAGCCCTCGGTCAAGGCATACCTGATGAACGAGCCGGTCTGGTTCTCCGGCTCACTGCCGTCAATCTATTATTCCGGAACCCTGGAATTCTCCACGCTCAGCCGGACCCAGGATAACCTGCCTGAGCGGAACGGCTACCAGGCCAACCGGATTGACAGCTTCAACGAACTGTCCGCGCCGATGGACGTCGGCTTCATCAAATTCACGCCCTTTGTGTCCGGCCGCGCCACCGGCTACAGCCAAAACCCGCAGGACGCCGACTACACCAGCCGGTTCATCGCCTCGGAAGGCGCCCGGGTCTTCACCCAGTTCTCCCGCGCCTTTGACCTCAAGGAAAAACCGCTGGGCATCTCCAAGCCGGTCCATACCGTTTCGCTCGACATCCGCTATGCCAACCACAGCGCGGTCAATGTCCCGTCCTCGGACCTGTATTACTTCGACAACGCCGACCACTATGACGAGCTGGGCGAATGGTTCTTTGAAATCCGCAACCGCTTCAAGTCCGAGAAAAACGGGGTTTACAATGAATTCCTGAATGTCGGTCTGTCCATCGAGCGCTACTCCAAGCCGATTACCGGCCTGGCCTCCAACTACCTCTACCCGATGAGCTCGCTGACCATCCCGCCGGTGGAAAACCTTGACGTCCCGGAGCGGAAAATCTCGGACCTGAATCTGGACGTCCTGCTCACCCCGGCCGCCCCGTTCTCGTTCCGGACCGTCTGGCAATACAACACCAACACCCATCAGGGCGAGGTCTGGTATTTCAACACCACCTTCGTACCCTACTCGACCTGGACCGTCTCGGTCTTCGGTAACTATATCCTGGACCGGACCGATACTTATGGGCTTAACCTGACCTGTTCGCCCCTGGAAAAGTGGGAACTGTCCTTGTCGGACCAGTATGACTTCCGGGCCGGCGACTTCCTCAACCGGCGCTACGGACTGAAACGAGACATGCACGAATTCTACCTGGAATTCTCCTTAGCCATCGACAAGGGCAAGGACGAACAGAGCTTCAATATCATCCTCTCGCCTAAAGGGGTAAAATAA
- a CDS encoding AMP-binding protein, whose protein sequence is MGNALWLNLGEMLRVNSAKYPDKTAFQDKSTSRSFARLNQRVNRLAQLLLGLGLKKGDKVSCLLENCLEIVELYLACAKTGIVINPINFRLSVSDVAYIINNADSRAIFCHGEFTPLVESIRESLAQVKHYFIVPGPPDANATPVKTGKHWADYEASINDKPDVEPDCQVKPEDIWVLLYTSGTTGRPKGVLRSHESYIAFYLINAGDFGFTPDDVCLNVMPLCHVNTTFFSFTITYLGGSVYVHPARHFDPADILRIIEKEKITFISLIPTHYHLLLNLPEEVRRKFNVASIKKLLCSSAPARGDIKQRVMDYFKGVELYEGYGSTESGIVTTLRPGEQMSRVGSIGRESSGTDCIKLLDNQRREVADGQVGELYSRGPMLFSGYYKLPEKTKTSFCGEWFSAGDMARKDADGYYYLVDRKDNLIISGGEHIYPSEVEEVLMRHPQVFEAAVIGAPDDKWGEKVIAVVALKDNGSACESDIIEFCRDKMAAYKKPKTVKLIPAKDMPRTASGKILHRELRRLFS, encoded by the coding sequence ATGGGAAATGCTTTGTGGTTAAATCTCGGAGAGATGCTCAGGGTAAATTCCGCAAAATACCCCGATAAAACCGCATTCCAGGATAAATCCACGTCCCGGAGCTTTGCCCGGCTAAACCAGCGGGTCAACCGGCTGGCCCAGCTTCTGCTCGGGCTGGGCCTGAAAAAGGGCGATAAGGTTTCCTGTCTCCTGGAAAACTGCCTGGAGATTGTGGAGTTGTATCTGGCCTGCGCCAAGACCGGCATCGTCATAAATCCGATAAATTTCCGCCTGAGCGTTTCGGATGTGGCTTACATCATCAACAACGCGGACAGCCGGGCCATTTTCTGCCACGGCGAATTTACGCCGCTGGTCGAGTCAATCCGCGAGTCCCTGGCCCAGGTGAAACATTATTTTATCGTCCCCGGGCCGCCGGACGCCAACGCCACGCCGGTAAAGACGGGGAAACACTGGGCCGATTACGAGGCGTCAATAAATGATAAGCCGGATGTCGAGCCGGACTGCCAAGTGAAGCCGGAGGACATCTGGGTGCTTTTATACACCTCGGGCACCACCGGTCGGCCCAAGGGCGTCCTGCGCTCGCACGAGTCATACATCGCTTTCTATCTCATTAATGCCGGCGATTTCGGATTCACCCCGGACGATGTCTGCCTGAATGTCATGCCGCTCTGCCACGTTAACACCACCTTTTTTTCCTTTACCATCACCTACCTGGGTGGCAGCGTTTATGTCCATCCGGCCCGGCACTTTGACCCGGCGGATATCCTGCGGATTATCGAGAAGGAAAAGATAACCTTTATTTCGCTGATACCCACGCACTATCATCTGCTCCTGAACCTGCCCGAGGAGGTTCGCCGGAAATTCAATGTGGCCTCCATAAAGAAACTGCTCTGCTCGTCGGCGCCGGCCCGGGGCGATATCAAACAGCGGGTGATGGATTATTTTAAAGGCGTGGAGTTGTACGAGGGCTACGGCTCGACCGAGTCCGGCATTGTCACAACCCTCAGGCCCGGAGAGCAGATGTCCCGGGTCGGCTCAATCGGCCGCGAATCGTCGGGCACCGATTGCATCAAGTTGCTGGATAACCAGCGCCGGGAGGTGGCCGACGGCCAGGTGGGCGAATTGTATTCCCGCGGCCCGATGCTCTTTAGTGGTTATTACAAGCTGCCGGAAAAGACCAAGACGTCATTCTGCGGCGAATGGTTTTCGGCCGGCGATATGGCGCGCAAAGATGCGGACGGTTATTATTACCTGGTGGACCGCAAGGATAACCTGATTATTTCGGGCGGCGAGCATATCTATCCCTCGGAAGTGGAGGAAGTCCTGATGCGCCATCCCCAGGTATTCGAGGCCGCGGTCATCGGAGCCCCGGATGACAAGTGGGGCGAGAAGGTGATTGCCGTGGTGGCGCTGAAGGATAACGGCTCGGCCTGCGAATCCGATATTATCGAGTTCTGCCGCGACAAGATGGCGGCCTATAAGAAACCCAAGACGGTGAAATTGATTCCGGCCAAGGACATGCCCCGGACAGCCAGCGGCAAGATTCTGCACCGGGAATTGAGAAGGCTATTTTCCTGA
- a CDS encoding tetratricopeptide repeat protein, giving the protein MVDTDKLSAKAQEALDKRNYDYAVDLAGQILEFNPSNAQARKILRASLVGKCEIQKTIPSPYLAFITGLIPVIKIYLFSLLKKYGQVLTAGEEFLSRNPYSVWGRLIVGTALENLNYTDSAIEEFEALVALNPRDVKAVKSLGELYRLKNDIKKAVHFYQMASSLKPSDLQTTRALKDLAALTTLNEGGWSTAKSSRDIVKDTKNAQELEKETQFVKDSDVPQEISRLKGIVGQNPQNPDNVRFLKKIGELQSRQKNFTGALATYEQALKLTPSDGSLAMKIGDIKVQLFDERIRDLQHKLKSEPGSQPLKESLAKAQQEKNTFRIEEYRQRVQLYPTNLIYRYQLGRAFYDTKMFDEAVAEFQASLRDHKLRTDSLNYLGLCFIAKKLYDMAIGQFTKALDSGVLTNDYTKAVRYNLGLAYEYNQNREQAISEYKKIMEVDINYRDVSDRVNKLQAAAK; this is encoded by the coding sequence ATGGTAGACACCGACAAGTTATCAGCCAAAGCCCAGGAGGCGCTGGACAAGCGCAATTATGATTATGCCGTAGACCTGGCCGGGCAGATACTGGAATTTAACCCTTCCAACGCCCAGGCCCGTAAAATCCTGCGGGCCAGCCTGGTGGGCAAGTGCGAAATCCAGAAAACCATCCCGTCGCCGTACCTGGCTTTTATCACCGGACTTATACCGGTCATCAAGATTTACCTGTTTTCCCTGTTAAAGAAATACGGGCAGGTCTTGACGGCGGGCGAGGAATTCCTGAGCCGGAATCCATACAGCGTTTGGGGCCGGCTGATTGTCGGCACGGCCCTGGAGAACCTGAATTACACGGACAGTGCCATAGAGGAATTCGAGGCGCTGGTGGCCCTGAATCCGCGCGACGTCAAGGCGGTGAAATCACTGGGCGAACTCTACCGGCTCAAGAACGACATCAAGAAAGCCGTGCATTTTTACCAGATGGCGTCATCCCTGAAGCCTTCCGACTTACAGACCACCCGGGCATTGAAAGACCTGGCCGCGCTGACCACCCTGAACGAAGGCGGCTGGTCCACGGCCAAGTCATCGCGCGACATCGTCAAGGACACCAAGAACGCCCAGGAACTGGAAAAAGAAACCCAGTTTGTCAAGGACAGCGACGTTCCCCAGGAAATCAGCCGCCTCAAAGGCATTGTTGGCCAGAACCCGCAAAATCCCGACAATGTGCGCTTCCTGAAGAAAATCGGGGAACTCCAGTCCCGGCAAAAGAATTTTACCGGCGCGCTGGCCACTTACGAGCAGGCCCTGAAATTAACCCCGTCCGACGGATCGCTGGCCATGAAAATCGGCGATATCAAGGTGCAATTATTTGATGAACGAATCCGGGACCTCCAACACAAACTGAAATCCGAGCCGGGCAGCCAGCCGCTCAAGGAATCCCTGGCCAAGGCCCAGCAGGAAAAGAATACCTTCCGGATAGAGGAATACCGCCAGCGGGTGCAACTGTATCCGACCAACCTGATTTACCGTTACCAGCTGGGCCGGGCGTTTTACGACACTAAGATGTTTGACGAGGCGGTGGCGGAATTCCAGGCGTCCCTGCGCGACCATAAACTCCGAACCGATTCGCTGAACTACCTGGGGCTGTGTTTCATCGCCAAGAAACTCTATGACATGGCCATCGGGCAATTCACCAAGGCACTGGACAGCGGGGTCCTGACCAACGACTACACCAAGGCCGTCAGATATAACCTGGGCCTGGCCTATGAATACAACCAGAACCGCGAACAGGCCATCTCCGAATACAAGAAGATAATGGAGGTGGATATCAACTACCGCGACGTCAGCGACCGGGTCAATAAATTACAGGCCGCGGCGAAGTAA
- the def gene encoding peptide deformylase, which produces MKILTYPNPSLKRKSTSIKVFNKELAKIAKEMFQFMYKLNGVGLAATQVGLPYSIAVINPTRQPADEIVLINPRFTKTGPGTINEEEGCLSVPGISARVKRFTAVTCEYHNLKGEKAVLEARDLLARILQHEIDHLNGVLFIDRLGEDERKILLNKSPAKTKNESI; this is translated from the coding sequence ATGAAAATACTGACTTATCCTAATCCGTCGTTAAAGAGGAAATCCACATCCATCAAGGTCTTTAACAAGGAGCTGGCCAAGATTGCCAAGGAGATGTTCCAGTTTATGTATAAGCTCAACGGTGTGGGTCTGGCCGCCACCCAAGTCGGGCTGCCCTACAGCATTGCGGTCATCAACCCCACCCGGCAGCCTGCTGATGAAATCGTCCTGATTAATCCGCGCTTTACCAAGACCGGTCCGGGAACCATCAACGAAGAAGAAGGTTGCCTGAGCGTGCCGGGGATTTCCGCCCGGGTAAAACGATTCACCGCGGTTACCTGCGAATATCACAATCTCAAGGGAGAAAAGGCCGTCCTGGAAGCCCGCGACCTTTTAGCCCGCATCCTCCAGCACGAAATCGACCACCTCAACGGCGTGCTTTTTATTGACCGGCTGGGTGAAGATGAGCGGAAGATACTCTTAAATAAGAGCCCGGCAAAAACCAAGAATGAAAGTATTTAA
- the ribF gene encoding riboflavin biosynthesis protein RibF, translating to MKVFNNFRAARALKRPVLTWGVFDGVHRGHRELIDSVLRWARRMGSDSLVITFNNHPARVLNLHDDPLFITSLAHRLLLLEKLGVGATLVLNFTRKLSRLTAEDFVNKMIKALKPAGVVMTDNISFGRNRAGNIRTLKEILDRHNIPLKIIKTLKYKNRIISSSLIRRAIKEGDLVTAQKMLDRPVAILGTVVHGAGRGRKLGFPTANLDPHHEILPRRGVYIARAVCMKGCKFSAPFKALVNVGIKPTFSKSTGHPEEDIEVFLLNYDVRKHGSLYGRDVLVEIIAYLRDERRFPSPQALINQIRKDLVIARK from the coding sequence ATGAAAGTATTTAATAATTTCAGAGCCGCCAGGGCGCTCAAACGACCGGTCCTGACCTGGGGCGTATTTGACGGCGTGCACCGCGGCCACCGGGAACTCATTGATTCGGTTCTCCGATGGGCCAGAAGGATGGGTTCAGATTCCCTAGTCATAACTTTTAACAACCATCCAGCCCGGGTGCTCAATCTCCACGATGACCCGCTTTTTATTACCTCGTTGGCCCACCGGTTGCTCCTGCTGGAAAAGCTAGGCGTAGGCGCGACTCTGGTATTGAATTTCACCCGCAAGCTAAGTCGATTGACGGCTGAGGATTTCGTCAACAAGATGATTAAGGCGCTCAAGCCGGCCGGCGTGGTCATGACCGACAACATCTCCTTCGGCCGGAACCGGGCCGGCAATATCCGAACCCTTAAAGAAATTCTTGACCGCCATAATATTCCCTTAAAGATAATCAAGACCCTGAAATACAAAAATCGGATAATCAGCAGCAGTTTGATTCGCCGGGCCATAAAAGAGGGTGACCTGGTAACCGCGCAAAAGATGCTGGACCGGCCGGTGGCCATACTCGGCACCGTGGTGCACGGCGCGGGCCGGGGCCGGAAGCTGGGATTCCCGACTGCAAATCTCGACCCGCATCACGAGATACTCCCCAGGCGCGGGGTCTATATCGCCCGGGCGGTTTGTATGAAGGGCTGTAAATTCAGCGCGCCTTTTAAGGCACTGGTTAATGTCGGTATAAAACCCACGTTCAGCAAAAGCACCGGCCATCCCGAAGAGGATATCGAGGTCTTCCTGCTGAACTATGACGTTCGAAAGCACGGCTCGCTCTACGGCAGGGATGTCCTGGTAGAGATTATTGCTTATCTAAGGGATGAGCGAAGGTTCCCTTCGCCTCAAGCCCTTATCAATCAAATTCGGAAAGACCTGGTCATAGCCAGAAAATAG
- the vanZ gene encoding VanZ family protein — protein MVKIIYYQFKYWLPVYVYAFAIFLSSHQARLEMPIRIIGIDKIVHFIAYGVLAGLTYRACRKSQKMVVFRKAYFISMVCSILYGFSDEFHQFYIPGRQTSEWDFIADALGAIVAIVIILKFTSGRIKQSIL, from the coding sequence ATGGTAAAAATCATTTATTACCAGTTTAAATACTGGCTGCCGGTTTATGTGTATGCCTTTGCCATATTTTTATCATCTCATCAGGCCAGGCTGGAAATGCCGATAAGGATTATCGGCATCGACAAAATAGTTCATTTTATCGCGTATGGAGTGTTGGCCGGATTGACGTACCGGGCGTGCCGCAAATCCCAGAAGATGGTTGTATTCCGAAAGGCGTATTTTATCAGCATGGTATGTTCAATCCTCTACGGTTTTTCCGATGAATTTCATCAGTTCTATATACCGGGTCGGCAGACAAGCGAATGGGATTTTATTGCCGATGCGCTGGGCGCAATAGTTGCTATTGTCATTATCTTGAAATTTACTTCGGGCCGGATCAAGCAATCTATCCTCTAA
- a CDS encoding PAS domain S-box protein encodes MKKNTSRQVSNLYRFIRLILGDKITDTTIAKRWGMDCKNFSELKNMHYPVPRIERLVSLAKILDVDDHLVYEVAKGTPAERIYYLIKELRLEKVKRMSTQEIIRTRKFLAESEQRYKKLFRNASDAIFVADAKTGEIIDCNDKAEQLTGRTRREIIGMHHTHLHPPKQRQYYINRFHRRLIHGKELDFIPARVIRKDGQIIPVFTTANVMELDGRPVIMGIFRDVSRIKTVIVKCIAGREPVVKNSKHLCNKYQG; translated from the coding sequence ATGAAGAAGAATACATCTCGGCAGGTTTCCAATCTATATCGTTTCATCCGCTTAATCCTAGGCGACAAAATCACCGACACGACCATTGCCAAACGCTGGGGCATGGACTGCAAAAACTTCTCTGAACTTAAGAATATGCATTACCCGGTACCCCGGATTGAGCGCCTGGTCAGCCTGGCCAAAATACTGGACGTGGACGACCATCTGGTTTACGAGGTAGCCAAAGGCACTCCAGCCGAACGAATTTACTACCTGATAAAGGAATTGCGCCTGGAAAAAGTCAAGCGGATGAGCACGCAGGAAATAATCCGGACCCGAAAATTCCTGGCTGAATCCGAACAGCGTTACAAAAAGCTTTTCAGAAACGCCTCGGACGCCATCTTCGTAGCTGATGCCAAAACCGGCGAGATTATTGACTGCAATGATAAAGCCGAGCAGCTGACAGGCCGGACGCGCCGGGAAATCATCGGTATGCACCACACCCACCTCCATCCGCCCAAGCAGCGCCAGTATTACATAAACCGTTTCCACCGACGGCTGATACACGGAAAAGAGCTTGATTTTATCCCGGCCCGGGTCATCAGGAAAGACGGTCAGATTATCCCGGTCTTCACTACGGCGAATGTCATGGAGTTGGACGGACGGCCCGTCATTATGGGCATCTTCCGGGACGTCAGCCGGATTAAAACCGTCATAGTCAAATGCATCGCAGGCCGGGAACCAGTGGTAAAAAACAGCAAGCATTTATGTAATAAGTATCAGGGATAG